In Pseudoduganella albidiflava, a single window of DNA contains:
- a CDS encoding energy transducer TonB — protein MNFVSQRRNPTGIAVVVLLHVLAGFVALQNSTVLVGRTPPGVVDLIPVDQTPPPPPPPPVPMPDPVQPPTTTIAVPDLPNDVFQPADQVPMATRPASDPAPPATASTGTVAQQPAEPAPRAPVRVAAVVDAKACTRPEYPRSALRNGDTGTVTLALLVGTDGRVAESRVEKSSGVRDLDRAAQAGLSLCRFQPGTVDGVPQQSWTRMDYVWSLED, from the coding sequence ATGAACTTCGTCAGTCAACGCAGGAACCCCACCGGTATCGCCGTCGTCGTGCTGCTGCACGTGCTTGCCGGGTTTGTCGCCCTGCAGAATTCCACCGTGCTGGTGGGCCGTACGCCGCCCGGCGTCGTCGACCTGATCCCGGTGGACCAGACGCCGCCGCCGCCACCCCCGCCGCCAGTACCCATGCCCGATCCGGTGCAGCCGCCGACCACCACGATCGCCGTGCCGGACCTGCCGAACGATGTATTCCAGCCCGCGGACCAGGTGCCGATGGCGACGCGCCCGGCCAGCGATCCGGCGCCGCCGGCCACCGCGTCGACAGGCACGGTGGCGCAGCAGCCGGCGGAGCCCGCACCCAGGGCGCCCGTTCGGGTGGCGGCGGTGGTCGATGCGAAAGCCTGCACGCGGCCCGAGTATCCGCGCAGCGCGCTGCGCAACGGCGACACCGGCACCGTCACGCTGGCACTGCTGGTCGGTACGGATGGCCGGGTGGCCGAATCGAGGGTGGAGAAATCAAGCGGCGTGCGCGACCTGGATCGCGCCGCCCAGGCGGGGCTGTCGCTGTGCCGCTTCCAGCCCGGCACGGTGGATGGCGTCCCCCAGCAGTCGTGGACGCGGATGGACTACGTGTGGAGCCTGGAAGACTGA
- a CDS encoding DUF3261 domain-containing protein: MWSNQRPNRRLIPALLLAAALAGCASSPPVPARLGLKLHPAALGQSISVQQHLKVERAGRIDDMDVALQVEPDAIDMVGLAFGQRVLTVHYDGKEVKEWRHVMLPRQVRADDVLEDMQLTLWPVEAVARALPPGWRIAEDGLRRTLYLNDEPIMRIAYSGSPRWSGTVVLDNLRYKYRLTIQFAAE; this comes from the coding sequence GTGTGGTCGAATCAGCGGCCGAACCGGCGGCTGATTCCAGCGCTCCTGCTGGCCGCCGCGCTGGCCGGCTGCGCGTCGTCCCCGCCGGTGCCGGCCCGGCTCGGGCTGAAGCTGCACCCGGCCGCGCTGGGCCAGTCGATCAGCGTGCAGCAGCACCTGAAGGTGGAACGCGCCGGCCGCATCGACGACATGGACGTGGCGCTGCAGGTCGAGCCGGACGCGATCGACATGGTCGGCCTGGCGTTCGGCCAGCGCGTGCTGACCGTGCACTACGACGGCAAGGAAGTGAAGGAATGGCGGCACGTTATGCTGCCGCGCCAGGTGCGCGCGGACGACGTGCTGGAAGACATGCAGTTGACCCTGTGGCCGGTGGAAGCGGTGGCGCGGGCGCTGCCGCCCGGCTGGCGCATCGCCGAGGATGGATTGCGCCGGACGCTGTACCTGAACGACGAGCCCATCATGCGTATCGCCTACAGCGGCAGCCCGCGCTGGAGCGGCACGGTGGTGCTGGACAACCTGCGGTATAAATACCGGCTGACGATCCAGTTCGCCGCCGAGTAA
- a CDS encoding NAD(P)/FAD-dependent oxidoreductase gives MQKQLESADILIVGAGPAGSVAAALLRKQGRQVLVIEREQFPRFSIGESLLPQSMQYLEEAGMLRAVVEAGFQYKNGAAFMKNGVYTDFDFRDKHSEGWGTTYQVQRADFDHLLAKEAAKQGAEIRFRHEVLNIELGQPGGRSLVTVKDLDGAQYQVDAGFILDASGFGRILPRLLKLETPSNFPVRGAIFTHVKDGIGPDAGFDRNKIRVTVHPKHTNVWFWTIPFAGGRCSLGVVAETSYLEQYQGSPTERLQMIVAEEPSLAGLLKDAAWDTPARQITGYSANVDRLWGEGYALLGNAGEFLDPVFSSGVTIAVRSASLAAAALKRQFAGETVDWQADYGAPLRKGVDTFRAFVESWYEGGFQTIIFHERQQPEIRRMISAILAGYAWDQSNPYVKETARRLAALEAACKLG, from the coding sequence ATGCAGAAGCAATTGGAATCAGCTGACATCCTGATCGTCGGAGCCGGCCCCGCCGGATCAGTGGCCGCGGCGCTGCTGCGCAAGCAGGGCCGCCAGGTGCTCGTCATCGAGCGCGAACAGTTTCCCCGTTTTTCGATCGGCGAGAGCCTGCTGCCGCAGAGCATGCAGTACCTGGAAGAAGCGGGCATGCTGCGCGCCGTCGTCGAGGCGGGCTTCCAGTACAAGAACGGTGCCGCCTTCATGAAGAACGGCGTGTACACGGACTTCGATTTCCGCGACAAGCATTCGGAAGGCTGGGGCACCACGTACCAGGTGCAGCGCGCCGACTTCGACCACCTGCTGGCAAAGGAAGCCGCGAAGCAGGGCGCCGAGATCCGCTTCCGCCATGAAGTGCTGAATATCGAGCTGGGCCAGCCGGGCGGCCGCTCGCTCGTCACGGTGAAGGACCTCGACGGCGCGCAGTACCAGGTCGATGCCGGCTTCATCCTCGATGCCAGCGGTTTCGGCCGCATCCTGCCGCGGCTCCTGAAGCTGGAAACGCCATCGAACTTCCCGGTGCGCGGCGCGATCTTCACGCACGTCAAGGATGGCATCGGCCCGGACGCCGGGTTCGACCGCAACAAGATCCGCGTCACGGTGCACCCGAAGCACACCAATGTGTGGTTCTGGACCATCCCGTTCGCCGGCGGCCGCTGCTCGCTGGGCGTGGTGGCGGAAACCTCGTACCTGGAGCAGTACCAGGGCTCGCCGACCGAGCGGCTGCAGATGATCGTGGCCGAGGAACCGTCGCTGGCGGGCCTGCTGAAGGATGCCGCGTGGGATACCCCGGCGCGCCAGATCACCGGCTATTCCGCGAACGTCGACAGGCTGTGGGGCGAGGGCTATGCGCTGCTGGGCAATGCCGGCGAATTCCTCGACCCGGTGTTCTCGTCCGGCGTGACGATCGCGGTGCGCTCGGCCAGCCTGGCCGCCGCCGCGCTGAAGCGGCAGTTCGCCGGCGAAACGGTGGACTGGCAGGCCGACTACGGCGCGCCGCTGCGCAAGGGTGTCGACACCTTCCGCGCGTTCGTCGAATCGTGGTACGAGGGCGGCTTCCAGACCATCATCTTCCATGAACGCCAGCAGCCGGAGATCCGCCGCATGATCTCGGCCATCCTGGCCGGCTACGCGTGGGACCAGTCGAACCCGTACGTGAAGGAAACCGCGCGCCGCCTGGCGGCGCTGGAGGCCGCGTGCAAACTGGGCTGA
- a CDS encoding beta-ketoacyl-ACP synthase has translation MSRRVVVTGMAGISPIGNDWASVRQRLGEYRNAIVRMEQWASYEGLNTNLGAPAAPFELTARYNRKTTRSMGRVALMATRASELALLDAGLLDHPLLTSGRMGVSFGSSAGTPSAIGDFGRMMEDRTTKGINATTYIKMMAHTAPVNIGVFFGMTGRVYTTSSACTSGSQGIGYAYEAIRSGAQTAMLAGGAEELDATEAAVFDTLFATSTRNDAPHTSPRPFDAQRDGLVIGEGAGALVLEEREHALARGATIHAELVGFGTNSDGVHVTQPNAATMKTAMLLALEDAGLEPSAIGYINAHGTGTAQGDVAESQATQQVFGGGVPISSLKSYMGHTLGACGALEAWISIEMMREGWFAPTINLDGVDPQCAALDYIVGEGRALRCDYVMSNNFAFGGINTSLIFKRP, from the coding sequence ATGAGCCGCCGCGTCGTCGTCACCGGCATGGCCGGCATCAGCCCGATCGGCAACGACTGGGCCAGCGTGCGCCAGCGGCTGGGCGAGTACCGCAACGCCATCGTGCGGATGGAACAGTGGGCCAGCTATGAAGGCCTGAACACGAACCTGGGCGCGCCGGCCGCGCCGTTCGAGCTCACCGCGCGCTACAACCGCAAGACCACGCGCAGCATGGGCCGCGTGGCGCTGATGGCCACACGCGCCAGCGAACTGGCGCTGCTCGACGCCGGCCTGCTCGACCATCCGCTGCTGACCTCGGGCCGGATGGGCGTGTCCTTCGGTTCCTCGGCCGGCACGCCCAGTGCCATCGGCGACTTCGGCCGCATGATGGAAGACCGCACCACGAAAGGCATCAACGCCACCACCTACATCAAGATGATGGCGCACACCGCGCCGGTCAACATCGGCGTGTTCTTCGGCATGACCGGGCGGGTGTACACCACGTCGTCGGCCTGCACCTCCGGCAGCCAGGGCATCGGCTACGCGTATGAAGCGATCCGGAGCGGCGCGCAGACGGCCATGCTGGCCGGCGGCGCCGAGGAACTCGACGCCACCGAGGCGGCCGTGTTCGACACGCTGTTCGCCACCAGCACGCGCAACGATGCGCCGCACACCTCGCCCCGGCCGTTCGATGCGCAGCGCGACGGCCTGGTGATCGGCGAAGGCGCCGGCGCGCTGGTGCTGGAGGAACGCGAGCATGCGCTGGCGCGCGGCGCCACGATCCACGCCGAGCTGGTGGGCTTCGGCACCAACAGCGACGGCGTGCACGTGACGCAGCCCAACGCGGCGACGATGAAGACGGCGATGCTGCTGGCGCTCGAGGATGCCGGCCTGGAGCCGTCCGCGATCGGCTATATCAACGCGCACGGCACCGGCACCGCCCAGGGCGACGTGGCCGAATCGCAGGCCACGCAACAGGTGTTCGGCGGCGGCGTGCCGATCAGTTCCCTGAAGAGCTACATGGGCCACACGCTGGGCGCCTGCGGTGCGCTGGAAGCCTGGATCAGCATCGAGATGATGCGCGAGGGCTGGTTCGCGCCGACCATCAACCTCGACGGCGTCGATCCGCAATGCGCGGCACTCGACTACATCGTCGGCGAGGGCCGCGCGCTGCGGTGCGATTACGTAATGTCGAACAATTTCGCGTTCGGCGGCATCAATACGTCGCTGATCTTCAAGCGCCCCTGA
- a CDS encoding response regulator transcription factor has translation MKQAKEARIRVMLADDHPIVMTGFAMSLAGPDIDVVGQARSPDEVLEQHASLQPDVLVLDIRFGEALTGLDVARAILGRQPEARIVFLTQFDQDSLIKECYRIGARAFITKDCDPGELATAVRRAHAGALYFMPRIAERLASLSVQGDMSPQSVLDERALEIFTLMAEGLTNAEIADRLSVSSKTISNASQAIKDKLGVNRAADITRLAVRYGLLQA, from the coding sequence GTGAAGCAGGCAAAGGAAGCGCGCATCCGCGTGATGCTGGCGGATGACCATCCGATCGTGATGACCGGATTCGCGATGTCGCTGGCGGGGCCGGACATCGACGTGGTGGGCCAGGCGAGGAGCCCGGACGAGGTGCTCGAGCAGCATGCAAGCCTGCAGCCGGATGTGCTGGTGCTGGACATCCGCTTCGGCGAGGCATTGACGGGACTGGATGTGGCGCGCGCCATCCTCGGGCGCCAGCCGGAGGCGCGCATCGTGTTCCTGACGCAGTTCGACCAGGACAGCCTGATCAAGGAGTGCTACCGGATCGGCGCGCGCGCCTTCATCACCAAGGATTGCGACCCCGGGGAACTGGCCACGGCGGTGCGCCGCGCGCATGCGGGCGCGCTGTACTTCATGCCCCGCATCGCCGAGCGGCTCGCCAGCCTGTCGGTACAGGGCGACATGTCGCCGCAATCGGTGCTCGACGAGCGCGCGCTGGAAATCTTCACGCTGATGGCGGAAGGCCTGACCAATGCGGAAATCGCCGACCGGCTGTCGGTATCGTCGAAGACGATCAGCAACGCCAGCCAGGCGATCAAGGACAAGCTGGGTGTGAACCGCGCCGCCGACATCACGCGCCTGGCCGTGCGCTACGGCCTGCTGCAAGCCTGA
- a CDS encoding ApeP family dehydratase yields the protein MVLLDRVVSVGDDDLCAEVVIRPDSMFCDGTAVGAWVGIEYMAQAIAAHAGWLARRRGDAVKVGFLLGSRKYEAGVPAFDVGSVLHVHAHRALQGDNGLGAFECRIDAGGNTVATATVTVFQPDNVNEFLSGGTAV from the coding sequence ATGGTGCTGCTCGACCGTGTCGTCAGCGTCGGTGACGACGACCTGTGCGCCGAGGTGGTGATCCGGCCGGACAGCATGTTCTGCGACGGCACGGCCGTCGGCGCCTGGGTCGGCATCGAGTACATGGCGCAGGCCATCGCGGCGCATGCCGGCTGGCTGGCGCGGCGCCGCGGCGACGCCGTCAAGGTGGGCTTCCTGCTGGGGTCGCGCAAGTATGAGGCGGGCGTTCCCGCGTTCGACGTGGGCAGCGTGCTGCATGTGCACGCGCACCGCGCGCTGCAGGGCGACAACGGCCTGGGCGCGTTCGAATGCAGGATCGACGCAGGGGGGAATACCGTGGCCACGGCTACCGTGACGGTGTTCCAGCCCGACAATGTCAATGAGTTTCTTTCAGGTGGAACAGCGGTATGA
- a CDS encoding excinuclease ATPase subunit — translation MKKAMLTMVLAASAVAASLPATAADRAMMVPIENALNSNDAKGRLGDTVKFYFGDQKTPKVASKITSDSTSQKTNSVGKSPEEACHWAFLSAMLALKKKADSVGADAVVNIVSNYKHKEMSSQTEFECHDGNIVSGVALKGDFVKLAK, via the coding sequence ATGAAAAAAGCAATGTTGACGATGGTCCTGGCGGCAAGCGCCGTCGCCGCCTCCCTGCCGGCCACCGCGGCCGATCGCGCGATGATGGTGCCGATCGAGAACGCGTTGAACAGCAACGATGCGAAGGGCCGCCTGGGCGACACGGTGAAGTTCTACTTCGGCGACCAGAAGACCCCGAAAGTGGCCTCGAAGATCACTTCCGACAGCACCAGCCAGAAGACCAACAGCGTGGGCAAGTCGCCCGAGGAAGCCTGCCACTGGGCCTTCCTGTCGGCGATGCTGGCACTGAAGAAGAAGGCCGACTCGGTGGGCGCCGATGCGGTGGTCAACATCGTCAGCAACTACAAGCACAAGGAAATGTCGAGCCAGACGGAGTTCGAATGCCATGACGGCAATATCGTCAGCGGCGTGGCGCTGAAGGGCGATTTCGTCAAGCTGGCCAAGTAA
- a CDS encoding 4'-phosphopantetheinyl transferase family protein, which translates to MTAAAHVWLARCDGLDEARLHEYGRWLGAGERERGFVREARRRQFIAARALLRIAIGTLLGVPPESVELGGAPGRAPWLVAPAVPLPGLSVSHSGPWVGCAVSFATALGLDIEMKDAARDIGALAEQAFDAATCARLAALPEGARVDAFYAAWSTQEARIKLSVEAGGTYALPHDALSVVVCSAVPLADVPRLQIVDL; encoded by the coding sequence GTGACGGCGGCCGCGCACGTGTGGCTGGCCCGTTGCGACGGGCTGGACGAAGCGCGGCTGCACGAATACGGGCGCTGGCTGGGCGCTGGCGAGCGGGAACGCGGCTTCGTGCGCGAAGCGCGCCGCCGCCAGTTCATCGCCGCGCGGGCGCTGCTGCGGATCGCCATCGGCACGCTGCTCGGTGTGCCACCCGAATCGGTGGAACTGGGCGGCGCGCCGGGGCGGGCACCGTGGCTGGTCGCGCCGGCGGTGCCGCTGCCGGGTTTGTCGGTGTCGCACAGCGGGCCCTGGGTCGGCTGTGCGGTCAGCTTCGCTACGGCGCTCGGGCTGGATATTGAAATGAAGGATGCCGCGCGCGATATCGGCGCGCTGGCCGAACAGGCGTTCGACGCGGCCACCTGCGCGCGGCTTGCCGCGCTGCCCGAGGGGGCGCGGGTCGATGCGTTTTATGCCGCGTGGAGTACGCAGGAAGCGCGGATCAAGCTAAGCGTGGAAGCGGGCGGCACATATGCGTTGCCGCACGATGCATTGTCGGTGGTGGTGTGCAGCGCCGTGCCGCTGGCGGATGTGCCCCGGTTGCAAATCGTGGACTTGTGA
- a CDS encoding ATP-binding protein — protein MLAFLRRHWRLGWNLRTRLLAITLAPLVALCLSLLWFSYQSRQDEVRAELAERGTLLARVLADSSEYAVISGQYDELRRSVRGVLQTDTAIREVALFDARRRELVRLRGRATGAPEGRYYEAAVLKRLVWLNMRAPDGRVVFGAANGAPRPAFETVGYVQVRMTPDAMLARQAARFRLELLAAALGLVLCGALAWRLSEGFDTSLQASMQALRDADAEKRRLLRRLNTAVEHERQSIALEIHDELNASLIAVRLESQRIASLAGQAAPAEVAQEIARRATSVTQLALGLYNNGRALVRRLRPEVLDMLGLRGAVEEMVRQVGDSQPDCRFDCRIEGDMAGVEPELAISAYRIIQEALSNIVKHAGARHASVALARHGDALDIEVRDDGVGLPGVRTDGIGIAGMRERVHAVSGSFAIGSGGEDGGGGTRIAIRLPLG, from the coding sequence ATGCTGGCCTTCCTGCGCCGGCACTGGCGCCTCGGCTGGAACCTGCGCACGCGGCTGCTGGCGATCACGCTGGCGCCGCTGGTGGCGCTGTGCCTGTCGCTGCTGTGGTTCAGCTACCAGTCGCGCCAGGACGAAGTGCGCGCCGAGCTGGCCGAGCGGGGCACGCTGCTGGCGCGGGTGCTGGCCGACAGCAGCGAGTACGCCGTGATCTCGGGCCAGTACGATGAACTGCGGCGCAGCGTGCGCGGCGTGCTGCAAACGGACACCGCCATCCGCGAAGTCGCCCTGTTCGATGCGCGGCGGCGTGAACTGGTGCGGCTGCGCGGCCGCGCCACGGGGGCGCCGGAAGGCCGCTACTACGAGGCGGCCGTCCTGAAGCGGCTGGTGTGGCTGAACATGCGGGCACCGGATGGCCGCGTGGTGTTCGGCGCCGCCAACGGTGCGCCGCGTCCCGCGTTTGAAACGGTCGGCTACGTGCAGGTGCGGATGACGCCGGACGCGATGCTGGCCCGCCAGGCGGCGCGCTTCCGCCTCGAACTGCTGGCCGCCGCGCTCGGCCTGGTGCTGTGCGGCGCGCTGGCCTGGCGCCTGTCGGAAGGTTTCGATACGTCGCTGCAGGCTTCCATGCAGGCGCTGCGCGACGCGGATGCCGAGAAGCGCCGGCTGCTGCGGCGGCTGAACACGGCGGTGGAACATGAGCGCCAGAGCATCGCGCTGGAAATCCATGACGAACTGAATGCCTCGCTGATCGCCGTGCGCCTGGAATCGCAGCGCATTGCGTCGCTCGCGGGGCAGGCCGCACCGGCGGAGGTGGCGCAGGAGATCGCGCGCCGCGCCACCTCCGTGACGCAGCTGGCGCTGGGGCTGTACAACAATGGCAGGGCGCTGGTGCGGCGGCTGCGGCCCGAAGTGCTCGACATGCTGGGCCTGCGCGGAGCCGTCGAGGAAATGGTGCGCCAGGTCGGCGACAGCCAGCCGGACTGCCGCTTCGATTGCCGCATCGAAGGCGACATGGCGGGCGTGGAGCCGGAGCTGGCAATTTCCGCCTACCGCATCATCCAGGAAGCGCTGTCGAACATCGTCAAGCATGCGGGGGCGCGCCATGCAAGTGTCGCGCTGGCGCGGCATGGCGACGCGCTGGACATCGAGGTGCGCGACGATGGCGTGGGCCTGCCGGGGGTGCGCACCGACGGCATCGGCATCGCCGGCATGCGCGAGCGCGTGCACGCGGTGAGCGGCAGCTTCGCGATCGGCAGCGGCGGCGAAGACGGCGGCGGCGGCACCCGCATTGCGATCCGCCTGCCACTCGGCTAG
- a CDS encoding class I SAM-dependent methyltransferase produces MDVQPPKMQPAPLPTDPHVPETEFGKWFLRTETWTVHVLERALEDLGRLMPAGRTRFDVVADVGCGYGRSLPKLHARFAPKRLIGMDIDPEMIEASGMEVAVHGIPAEFICCSSSNIAMPDASVDLLFCHQTFHHLIDQERAIAEFFRVLKPGGVLLFAESTRRYIHSWIIRLLFRHPMDVQKTAPEYLAMVRGAGFDVPDSAVSYPFLWWSREDLGLLERVFRIKPRAVREETLINLVARKP; encoded by the coding sequence ATGGATGTTCAGCCACCGAAAATGCAGCCGGCCCCGTTGCCCACCGACCCGCACGTGCCGGAAACGGAGTTCGGCAAGTGGTTCCTGCGCACCGAGACGTGGACCGTGCACGTACTGGAGCGCGCGCTGGAGGACCTCGGCCGCCTGATGCCGGCCGGCCGCACGCGCTTCGATGTGGTTGCCGACGTCGGCTGCGGCTATGGCCGCTCGCTGCCGAAGCTGCACGCGCGCTTCGCGCCGAAGCGGCTGATCGGCATGGACATCGACCCCGAGATGATCGAGGCATCCGGCATGGAAGTGGCGGTGCATGGCATCCCGGCCGAATTCATCTGCTGTTCCAGTTCGAACATCGCCATGCCCGATGCGTCGGTGGACCTGCTGTTCTGCCACCAGACCTTCCACCACCTGATCGACCAGGAACGGGCGATCGCCGAGTTCTTCCGCGTGCTCAAGCCGGGCGGCGTGCTGCTGTTCGCGGAATCGACGCGCCGCTATATCCATTCATGGATCATCCGGCTGCTGTTCCGCCATCCGATGGACGTGCAGAAGACCGCGCCGGAATACCTGGCGATGGTGCGCGGCGCCGGCTTCGATGTGCCGGACAGCGCCGTGTCGTATCCGTTCCTGTGGTGGAGCCGCGAGGACCTGGGCTTGCTGGAGCGCGTGTTCCGCATCAAGCCGCGCGCCGTGCGGGAGGAAACGCTGATCAACCTGGTGGCGCGCAAGCCGTGA
- a CDS encoding polysaccharide deacetylase family protein, whose product MPIRPLFCFILAAAAHLAHAGEEPAPAPIPSARVSTPSAPAPIPSALAAPAPIRFLLSFDDGPSGSRGDNSTARVLDTLDHNAVQDGIKAVFFTQTRHWHGGGTETGRALIRREHAAGHVVALHSATALHSNHRFMAAAELDESLRRGVDDLRELTGNAPRLVRPPFWAYDAATLEGYHRHGLRMLLTDLNANDGKIWGVNFSWHKRSNMLRMLADTRARWAAGTMQVVDGHTPVIVTFHDVNTYTARNLEVYLRILVDVARELDMPVAGKPFYDDHDALERAALASTVNSAAEHPRLPGLWNWLWQ is encoded by the coding sequence GTGCCGATCCGACCACTCTTCTGTTTCATCCTTGCCGCCGCCGCGCACCTGGCACATGCGGGCGAGGAGCCTGCGCCGGCACCTATCCCGTCGGCGCGGGTTTCTACACCTTCTGCGCCGGCCCCCATACCGTCGGCGCTGGCCGCGCCGGCACCTATCCGTTTCCTGCTCAGCTTCGACGACGGTCCGAGCGGTTCGCGCGGCGACAATTCCACCGCACGGGTGCTCGACACCCTGGACCATAACGCCGTGCAGGACGGCATCAAGGCCGTCTTCTTCACGCAAACCCGCCACTGGCACGGCGGCGGCACCGAGACCGGCCGCGCACTGATCCGGCGCGAGCACGCCGCCGGCCATGTCGTGGCACTGCATTCGGCCACCGCCCTGCACTCGAACCACCGCTTCATGGCCGCGGCGGAACTCGACGAGTCGCTGCGCCGCGGCGTGGACGACTTGCGCGAGCTCACCGGCAACGCGCCGCGCCTGGTACGCCCGCCGTTCTGGGCCTACGACGCCGCCACGCTGGAGGGCTACCACCGCCATGGCCTGCGCATGCTGCTGACGGACCTGAACGCCAACGACGGCAAGATCTGGGGCGTCAACTTCAGCTGGCACAAGCGCTCCAACATGCTCAGGATGCTGGCCGACACCCGCGCGCGCTGGGCCGCCGGCACCATGCAGGTGGTCGATGGCCACACGCCGGTCATCGTCACCTTCCACGACGTGAATACCTACACGGCGCGCAACCTCGAGGTCTACCTGCGCATCCTCGTCGACGTGGCGCGCGAACTCGACATGCCCGTCGCCGGCAAGCCGTTCTACGACGACCACGACGCGCTGGAGCGGGCCGCGCTGGCCAGTACCGTGAACAGCGCCGCCGAACATCCGCGGCTGCCGGGGTTGTGGAACTGGCTGTGGCAGTAG
- a CDS encoding 3-ketoacyl-ACP reductase FabG2 — protein sequence MSTDQLNNAPMGKPAATPPSVLVTGSSRGIGKAIALRLARDGYDVVLHCRSGRDEAEAVAAQIAAMNPGSRNPARVLQFDVSDRAATAAALEADIAEHGCYYGVVANAGIARDNAFPAMSGEDWDLVLRTNLDGFYNVLNPLVMPLVQRRKPGRIVTLASVSGLVGNRGQVNYSAAKAGIIGATKALALELAKRAITVNCVAPGLIDTDMTSEVPMEEALKMIPARRVGRPEEVAAAVSFLMSEDAGYITRQVISVNGGLA from the coding sequence ATGAGTACGGATCAACTTAACAATGCGCCCATGGGCAAGCCCGCGGCCACGCCGCCCAGTGTGCTGGTGACGGGTTCGTCGCGCGGCATCGGCAAGGCGATTGCGCTGCGCCTGGCGCGCGACGGCTACGACGTGGTGCTGCATTGCCGCAGCGGGCGCGACGAAGCCGAGGCGGTGGCCGCGCAGATCGCCGCCATGAACCCGGGGTCGCGCAACCCGGCGCGAGTGCTGCAGTTCGACGTGAGCGACCGCGCCGCTACCGCCGCGGCGCTGGAGGCGGACATCGCCGAACACGGCTGCTACTACGGCGTGGTCGCCAACGCCGGCATCGCGCGCGACAACGCCTTCCCGGCGATGTCCGGCGAAGACTGGGATCTCGTGCTGCGCACGAACCTGGACGGCTTCTACAACGTGCTGAACCCGCTGGTGATGCCGCTGGTGCAGCGCCGCAAGCCGGGCCGCATCGTCACCCTGGCTTCCGTGTCCGGCCTGGTCGGCAACCGCGGGCAAGTCAACTACAGCGCCGCCAAGGCCGGCATCATCGGCGCCACCAAGGCGCTGGCGCTGGAACTGGCCAAGCGCGCGATCACGGTGAACTGCGTGGCGCCCGGCCTGATCGATACCGACATGACGAGCGAGGTGCCGATGGAGGAAGCCTTGAAGATGATCCCGGCGCGCCGTGTCGGCAGGCCGGAAGAGGTGGCCGCCGCCGTCAGCTTCCTGATGAGCGAGGATGCCGGCTACATCACCCGGCAAGTCATTTCCGTCAACGGTGGCCTGGCATGA